The following proteins are encoded in a genomic region of Vanessa tameamea isolate UH-Manoa-2023 chromosome 4, ilVanTame1 primary haplotype, whole genome shotgun sequence:
- the LOC113394441 gene encoding uncharacterized protein LOC113394441 isoform X2: MKRFQLPNLPRWWQAKIIQYAFTHPHVRARLEKHMGSNLVRLTDKTYMTELEERIRAVNEENLNKRISSRVLDEMERLKRLILVGKTPLKECPPELFHHPVFVFWRMVNKEVARAAKKRADAYYRKLKASQKFDQTVDEETEAEVASEESEQLTPEQLLLKCAEELDELKRADIDKGVRFTDEQFAVLKYETNDVKTLKSLTTVEELYALADKIIGTKRL; encoded by the exons TTTTACTCATCCACATGTCCGGGCCCGCCTCGAGAAGCATATGGGCTCGAATCTCGTTCGGCTCACCGACAAAACCTACATGACTGAGTTGGAAGAGAGAATTCGAGCCGTTAACGAGGAAAACCTCAACAAGAGGATCTCCTCCAGAGTC cTTGACGAAATGGAAAGATTGAAACGTCTTATCCTCGTTGGTAAGACACCACTAAAAGAATGTCCACCCGAGCTCTTCCATCATCCTGTGTTCGTATTTTGGCGAATGGTGAATAAAGAAGTTGCAAGAGCCGCAAAGAAACGAGCTGATGCTTACTACAGAAAATTAAAAGCATCGCAAAAATTTGATCAG ACGGTCGATGAAGAAACCGAAGCCGAAGTTGCAAGTGAAGAAAGTGAGCAGCTAACACCAGAACAATTGCTTCTGAAGTGTGCTGAAGAGTTAGATGAACTAAAACGAGCGGATATCGATAAGGGCGTTCGTTTCACAGACGAACAATTTGCTGTTCTCAAATATGAAACCAATGATGTCAAAACACTAAAAAGTCTTACG ACAGTGGAGGAGCTATACGCTTTAGCTGATAAAATAATTGGAACAAAACGTCTATAA